In Bradyrhizobium paxllaeri, the genomic stretch ACAGCGATGATCGACATCAGCAACGCCGAAAAGACCTTCACCATGCATCTGCAGGGCGGCGTCGAACTGCCCGTGGTGCGCGGCGTCTCGTTCCACGTCGAGCCGGGCGAATGCATGGTGCTGTCGGGGCCTTCAGGCGCCGGCAAATCCTCGATCCTGAAAATGATCTTTGGCAACTATCGCTGCGACGGCGGCCGGATCGGCATCCGGCACCAAGGTACGGTGATCGATCTCGCCACGGCCGAGCCGCGGCAGGTGCTCAGCGTGCGCCGTTCGACCATCGGATATGTCAGCCAGTTCCTGCGCGCGGTGCCGCGGGTCGCCACGATCGACGTGGTAGCCGAGCCCCTGATTGCGAACGGAACGGCACGCGCGGGAGCTCGCGACAAGGCCGGTGCACTGCTGCGCCGTCTCAACATCCCCGAGCGGCTGTGGGCGCTGCCGCCGTCGACATTCTCCGGCGGCGAGCAGCAGCGGGTCAACATCGCGCGCGGGTTCATTTCGGACCTGCCGATCCTGCTGCTCGATGAACCCACCGCATCGCTCGATGCGGCCAATCGCGCCGTCGTCGTTGAATTGATTGAAGAGAAGAAACGACAAGGTGTCGCGATGGTGGCGATCGTCCATGGCGATGAAATCCGCCATCTGATCGCCGACCGGATCGTTGACGTGACGTCATTTGCCGCCGCGGCATGAAGGAAGAAGTGAGATGACTTCGAAGCACGAAACCATCCTCGGCAACGCCCGCATCGTGTTGGCCGACCGCGTGGTCGAGCACGGCTGGGTCGCTCTCGCCGACGGCCGCATCGCCGAATTCGGTGAAGGCAATGCGCCGGCCGGCAGCGAGGACGCCGGCGGCGACCTGATCATGCCCGGCCTGATCGAGCTGCACACCGACCACCTCGAAATGCACTATGTGCCGCGGCCGAAAGTATTCTGGGATCCGATCGCGGCGGTAGTCTCCTACGACGGGCAGTTGGCCACCTCCGGCATCACTACCGTTCTGGACTCGCTGCGGGTCTGGCGCGAGGACGGCGCCGAAGAGGTTGACGGCAGGGCAGGCGTGCTCGCGGAGGCGATTACGTCGGCACGCGAGGCAAATCTGCTTCGTGCCGATCACTTCCTGCATCTGCGCTGCGAAATCCCGATGCCGAGCGTCGTCGAGGAAGCCAGGGAACTGGTCGGCCGGCCGGACGTGCGGCTGATGTCGCTGATGGATCACACGCCGGGGCAGCGCCAGTTCCGCGACGAGGTCAAGCTGCGCGACTATTATCGCGGCAAGGGCGGCGGCAAGACCGACGCCGAGCTCGATGCGCTGTTCGAGAAGCGTTTCGCCTATCAGAAGGCCTATGCCGCGACCAACATGCGCGAGATCGTGGCGCTTGCGCATCAACATGAAATTCCGCTGGCCAGCCATGACGACACCACCGAGGAGAACGTCGCCGACGCGATCAATGATCGGGTTTCGGTGGCGGAGTTTCCGACCACGATGGAGGCGGCGCGCGGGCTGCATCAGGCGGGCATCGGCATCCTGATGGGGGCGCCGAACGTGGTGCGCGGCGGTTCGCATTCCGGCAACATCGCCGCCGTCGATCTCGCCCGCGAGGGACTGTTGGATATCCTGTCGTCCGACTACATCCCGTCGAGCCTGTTGATGGCCGCACTGCAATTGCCGAAGCACGTGCCCGCGATCGATCTGGCCTCCGCTATTCGTACGGTGACGAAAACGCCGGCCGAAGCCGTTGGTCTTGCGGACCGTGGCGAGATCGCGCCCGGCAAGCGCGCCGATCTGATCCGGGTCCATGTCGCTCGCGACATTCCGGTGGTGCGGAGCGTCTGGCGGGAAGGGCGGCGGGTCGCATGACGGAGACGCTGACGCCTATAACGACAGATCAGGCCGTTGCGATCGGGCCGGGCCGGCTGGTGCTCGTGGTCGGCCCAAGCGGCGCGGGCAAGGATACCCTGCTCGGCCTTGCCAAGGCAGCCTGTGCCGATGATCGCAATGTCGTGTTCCCCCGCCGCGTGATTACGCGTGAAGCCTCAGTATCGGAGGACAACGAAGAAGTCAGCGTCGGCACGTTTCAGGAGGCAATGGCGCGCGGCGAATATGCCATGCATTGGGAGGCCCACGGCCACTGCTATGCCCTGTCGCGCGCGATCGACGACGAAATCCGTGCCGGACGAACGATCGTTGCCAACGTATCGCGCACCGTGATCGGCGCCATGCGCCGCGCCTATGCGAATGTGGCGGTGGTTTCGATCACGGCGCCGCCGGACGTTCTGGCCGAACGGATTGCGATGCGCCGGCGAAGCAGCGACGGCAAGCTCGAGGCCCGCCTGGGTCGCACGGTGGAGGATGAAGCGGCCGCGCCCGATGTCACCATCGTCAACACCGGCGGTGCCGAATATCATGCCCGCCAACTTGTTCGCGCCATCAAGGGCGAGAAATGGGACAACTGAGAGGAAAGCAGAAATGACCGTTGTCGCGACCATCGAGCAACTCGAGGCCATCTACGGCTTTCCTGGCGATGCCTCGACGGTCAAGGTCGCCGACCGTGTCACGCCGGCCTATCGCGCCTTGATGGACAAATCGCCATTCGCAGCGCTGGCGACCAGCGGGCCGGAGGGGCTGGATTGCTCGCCGCGCGGGGACTTGCCGGGCTTCGTTCGCATTCATGACGAGAAGACGCTGATGATGCCGGACCGCCGCGGCAACAACCGTTGCGATTCCTTGCGCAACATCGTGCGCGATCCCCGGGTGGCGCTTCTGTTTCTGATCCCTGGCTCCGGCAGCACGCTACGCATCAATGGTCGCGCGCATGTCTCAGCCGATCCGGATCTGCTCGCCTCGTTCAAGATGGAGGGCAAGGCGCCGCGCACCGTCATCGTCATGGCGGTGGAGGAGGTTTATTTCCAGTGCGCCCGCGCCATCGTGCGCTCCGATCTCTGGAATCCCGACAAGCGCGTTGATCCGAAGAGCCTTCCCACACCCGGCCAGATCTTGGCCGAGATGAGCGACAACTCCATCGGCGGCGAGAAATACGACCGCGAATGGCCGGAGCGCGCGCGGCAGACCATGTGGTGATCGACTCCTGACGCCGATCAGGCCTGGCGGATCACCTTTTCCGCGCATTTGAGAAAATTCCGCACCAGCGGATTGAGAGAATCCCTGCGCCAGCACACCGCGACGTCCATGGCGTCGTCGGCGTCGAGGAACGGCCTGAACACGACGCCGGTCGGGCATCCGAGCTGGGCGCAGGCGGGAAGGATCGCCATGCCTTCGCCGGCCAGCACGAGGCTGAGCGCCGAGTGCACCGTCTCGACCCGGTTTGCGACGGGCATGCTGACCTGATGCCGCCGCAGGAGCGATGCCACGACAGATGTTGCGGGATCTTCGGCCGGCCAGGGCAGGCTGATCAGTGGACGCCCCTGTAGTCTCTTCACCGGCACTGCCGTGGCGCGCGCCAGCGACGAGCTGGCAGGCAATGCAAGCATCAATCGCTGCGTTCCGATGGTGGAGGCCTCGATCTCGTTGTGGCGAATCGCAGGCATGCACAGTGCGACTGTCACGCTGTGGTCCAGCAGCCGCGCCTCACGTGTCGAGGCGCTTAGTTCGATGAACTCCAGGTCGACTTTCGGAAGCGACCTTCGCAGTTCCGGAATGAGCTTCGGCAATACGGCGTGGGCAAGCGCGAACATGTAACCGACCGACAATCTTCCGCGGCGCCCCGCCGCCACCGCGCGGGCTGCCTCGAAGCCCTCAGCCGTCAGGGCCAGCGCTTCACGCGCCCGCGACAGCAAGGCGCGGCCGGCCGCCGTCGGCTCCATTCCCCGCGCGCCCCGGCGAAACAGCGGCGTTCCCACTTCCGATTCCAGTTTGCGGATCTGCACCGATAGCGGCGGCTGCGCCATGCGCAAACGCACGGCCGCCCGGCCGACGCTGCGTTCTTCGGCTACGGCAACGAAATAGCGGAGACGCCGGAGGTCCATTTTTGCTATACCGAAATCGTATGGGTCAGTTGTGCGATGGTATTGGACGGAAAGTCAATCCGAATGTCATCTTTACGTCATTCGACCCTTGAGGACTTTGGCGCGATGAGTGACGAACTGTGCTTCCTGTCCGCGACTGACCTGCGCGCGCGGATCGCGGCCAGGGATCTTTCACCGGTCGAGATTACGCGTGCCGTGCTGGCGCGCGCCGAGCAGCTACAGCCTGAATTGAACTGCTTCATCACGCTGTGCGGCGATGAGGCCATGGCCGACGCGCGCAAGGCGGAGCGCAAAGTCATGGCCGGGGAGCCGCTGGGCCTTCTTCACGGCATTCCCTACACCGCGAAAGATCTCGTCAACACCAAGGGCGTGCGAACGACCTTCGGCGCGGTGCCCTACAAGGACAACATTCCTGACCATGATGCGGTCGCGGTGGCGCGAATGCGGGCAGAAGGTGCCATCCTCATAGGCAAGACCACGACGCCGGAGTTCGGCACCAAGTGCCTGACGGACTCGCCGCTGTTCGGCCGCACGCGCAATGCCTGGAGTGGCGCGCGCTCGAGCGGTGGTTCAAGCGGGGGCGCGGCGGTTGCTGTTGCCAGCGGCATCGCGCCTCTTGCGATTGCGACAGACGGCGGCGGCTCGACGCGGATTCCGGCAGCCTGCAACGGCGTTGTCGGGCTGAAGCAAAGCAACGGCGTTATTCCCCACAGCCAGGTACAGGACGCGTTCGGCAACCAGACCTATGTGACGCCGACGACGCGCACCGTCGCGGACACCGCCTTGATGATGCAGGCGATGTCGGGAGAGGACGCGTCCGATCCCTGGTCGATCGGATTTCCGCAGTGGAATTTTGTCGAGGGAGCGGCGCCAAACGGCGATCTGCGCGGGCGCAAGATTGCGTTCTGCCTCGCGCCGCTCGGCCGGCCGGTTGCGGCCGCTGTCGCCGCGGCTTTCAAGGTCGCGTTGGCGAGGCTCGAGGCGCTCGGGGCTGAGGTGGAGGAAATGCCCGGGGAGGGGTTTGAAGTGGAGCCGATCTGGCGTGCCATCAATCACACCGCCTGGCGCGCGCGATTCGAGAAGCTCGCGGCCGATCATGGCGAGGTGCTGAGCGAGACCTTCATGAAGCAACTGGCGCTGGCCACGAAGGTCAGCGGTGTTGACTATCAGCGGGCGATGTTTGACCGTACGGCGCTGTTCCGGCGGATCCAGACCGTGATGCAACGGGCCGACATACTCGCGATGCCGACCATCACCCGCACCGCGCTTCCGATCGACCAGGATCTGTTCGGCACGATCGAAATCGACAGGCGGGTATTCAGCGACGTGCGGCCGAGCTGGTTTCCCTGGACCATGCCGTTCAACATGACCGGGCATCCCGCCGTCAGTCTGCCCTGTGGCTTCGATGCGGACGGCTTGCCGATCGGCATTCAGTTGGTTGGACAATTCCGTGGAGACATCGAATTGCTGCGCGTCAGCGCGCTGTTCGAGGCTTCGCAGGATCTGCTCGGCCGGTGGCCGAGCCTGGCAGGATAAGTGACAATGCGGCCACTACCACCACATTTGGCCGCTAACAGGGGAATAGGGGCTTGAGCGTCTTCATTTTCCGCCGCTTTCTGACGCTGATCGCGACGCTGCTCGGCGCGTCGCTGATTATCTTTCTTGTTCTGGATGCCTTGCCCGGCAACGCCGCGCAAATGCTCATGGGCGCGGATGCCTCGCCCGATGCGGTACGGGCGCTCACGATCAAGCTCGGGCTGGATCAACCGCTCTACTATCGATACGTCCACTGGGTCATGGGGTTGCTGACGGGCGATCTCGGCAACAGCTATGTCTATGGCACGCCTGTTGCAGGATTGATTGCGGAGCGCCTCACGCTCACCATTCCACTGGCGATCATGTCCATGTCCATGACGGTCGTGCTGGCGCTTTCTGCCGGCATCTATACGGCGGCCAATCACAACAAGCTCGGCGATGTCGGCGTGATGTCGCTGACGCAGTTCGGGATCGCGCTTCCCAATTTCTGGTTCGCCATCCTGCTCATCCTGTTGTTCTCGGTGAAGCTGCAATGGCTTTCGGCCGGCGGATTTGCGGGGTGGAACGAAAGCATACTGGCCGGGATCAAGTCGCTGTTGCTGCCCGCGATCTCGCTATCGGTGGTGCAGGCGGCGATCCTGGCGCGGGTCACACGTTCCGCCGTGCTCGAGGTGCTGCGCGAGGATTTCGTGCGCACCGCGCGCGCCAAGGGCTTGAGCAAGCGCGACGTCTTGTGGCGGCATGTGCTGCGCAATGCGATGATCCCTGTCATGACCATCATGGGTCTTCAGTTCGCCAATCTGCTGGCGGGCACGATCGTGATCGAGAACGTGTTCTATCTGCC encodes the following:
- the phnL gene encoding phosphonate C-P lyase system protein PhnL, translated to MTAMIDISNAEKTFTMHLQGGVELPVVRGVSFHVEPGECMVLSGPSGAGKSSILKMIFGNYRCDGGRIGIRHQGTVIDLATAEPRQVLSVRRSTIGYVSQFLRAVPRVATIDVVAEPLIANGTARAGARDKAGALLRRLNIPERLWALPPSTFSGGEQQRVNIARGFISDLPILLLDEPTASLDAANRAVVVELIEEKKRQGVAMVAIVHGDEIRHLIADRIVDVTSFAAAA
- a CDS encoding alpha-D-ribose 1-methylphosphonate 5-triphosphate diphosphatase — translated: MTSKHETILGNARIVLADRVVEHGWVALADGRIAEFGEGNAPAGSEDAGGDLIMPGLIELHTDHLEMHYVPRPKVFWDPIAAVVSYDGQLATSGITTVLDSLRVWREDGAEEVDGRAGVLAEAITSAREANLLRADHFLHLRCEIPMPSVVEEARELVGRPDVRLMSLMDHTPGQRQFRDEVKLRDYYRGKGGGKTDAELDALFEKRFAYQKAYAATNMREIVALAHQHEIPLASHDDTTEENVADAINDRVSVAEFPTTMEAARGLHQAGIGILMGAPNVVRGGSHSGNIAAVDLAREGLLDILSSDYIPSSLLMAALQLPKHVPAIDLASAIRTVTKTPAEAVGLADRGEIAPGKRADLIRVHVARDIPVVRSVWREGRRVA
- the phnN gene encoding phosphonate metabolism protein/1,5-bisphosphokinase (PRPP-forming) PhnN; its protein translation is MTETLTPITTDQAVAIGPGRLVLVVGPSGAGKDTLLGLAKAACADDRNVVFPRRVITREASVSEDNEEVSVGTFQEAMARGEYAMHWEAHGHCYALSRAIDDEIRAGRTIVANVSRTVIGAMRRAYANVAVVSITAPPDVLAERIAMRRRSSDGKLEARLGRTVEDEAAAPDVTIVNTGGAEYHARQLVRAIKGEKWDN
- a CDS encoding pyridoxamine 5'-phosphate oxidase family protein, translating into MTVVATIEQLEAIYGFPGDASTVKVADRVTPAYRALMDKSPFAALATSGPEGLDCSPRGDLPGFVRIHDEKTLMMPDRRGNNRCDSLRNIVRDPRVALLFLIPGSGSTLRINGRAHVSADPDLLASFKMEGKAPRTVIVMAVEEVYFQCARAIVRSDLWNPDKRVDPKSLPTPGQILAEMSDNSIGGEKYDREWPERARQTMW
- a CDS encoding LysR family transcriptional regulator, translated to MDLRRLRYFVAVAEERSVGRAAVRLRMAQPPLSVQIRKLESEVGTPLFRRGARGMEPTAAGRALLSRAREALALTAEGFEAARAVAAGRRGRLSVGYMFALAHAVLPKLIPELRRSLPKVDLEFIELSASTREARLLDHSVTVALCMPAIRHNEIEASTIGTQRLMLALPASSSLARATAVPVKRLQGRPLISLPWPAEDPATSVVASLLRRHQVSMPVANRVETVHSALSLVLAGEGMAILPACAQLGCPTGVVFRPFLDADDAMDVAVCWRRDSLNPLVRNFLKCAEKVIRQA
- a CDS encoding amidase is translated as MSDELCFLSATDLRARIAARDLSPVEITRAVLARAEQLQPELNCFITLCGDEAMADARKAERKVMAGEPLGLLHGIPYTAKDLVNTKGVRTTFGAVPYKDNIPDHDAVAVARMRAEGAILIGKTTTPEFGTKCLTDSPLFGRTRNAWSGARSSGGSSGGAAVAVASGIAPLAIATDGGGSTRIPAACNGVVGLKQSNGVIPHSQVQDAFGNQTYVTPTTRTVADTALMMQAMSGEDASDPWSIGFPQWNFVEGAAPNGDLRGRKIAFCLAPLGRPVAAAVAAAFKVALARLEALGAEVEEMPGEGFEVEPIWRAINHTAWRARFEKLAADHGEVLSETFMKQLALATKVSGVDYQRAMFDRTALFRRIQTVMQRADILAMPTITRTALPIDQDLFGTIEIDRRVFSDVRPSWFPWTMPFNMTGHPAVSLPCGFDADGLPIGIQLVGQFRGDIELLRVSALFEASQDLLGRWPSLAG
- a CDS encoding ABC transporter permease, producing MSVFIFRRFLTLIATLLGASLIIFLVLDALPGNAAQMLMGADASPDAVRALTIKLGLDQPLYYRYVHWVMGLLTGDLGNSYVYGTPVAGLIAERLTLTIPLAIMSMSMTVVLALSAGIYTAANHNKLGDVGVMSLTQFGIALPNFWFAILLILLFSVKLQWLSAGGFAGWNESILAGIKSLLLPAISLSVVQAAILARVTRSAVLEVLREDFVRTARAKGLSKRDVLWRHVLRNAMIPVMTIMGLQFANLLAGTIVIENVFYLPGLGRLIFQSIANRDLIVVRNCVMLLAGVVVIVNFVVDVLYAFIDPRIKVHNL